DNA from Malus sylvestris chromosome 11, drMalSylv7.2, whole genome shotgun sequence:
TTAAAATCGATTTTAATAAATCGTTTGATGAACCAAAGCTTAATCATTTGATCTCCAAACTCGTAAACACATCTAAATAATAGTTTAGATCTTCTTTAACACCCGTTTCGTATCGATACCATATGAATCAGCCTTTTAACCCAGTGACAGTTTAGAGAAGAAGCAAAACCAACAAGCAGCCGCAGAGGAATTGATGGCATTGATGTGCTGTACTGTATATAAATAGTTTAATTTCAGAATTCATTCAGAATTGGAATGCAACTCCCTTCGCAGACCACAATTCCCTTGGTGAAAGAAACTGGTACGGTAAATTTTCTGTACCTTGGTGAAAAAGAACAAGGTAGAAACTTGACTCAGTCGATCTCAGACGGTAAACTTCTCTCTTCTCTGATAAAACTAGCGACGTTTAAGATACATCTCAGCAAAGGGAGAAAACATTACAATAGGAATTGGACTCCTCCGACACCCTCCCCTCCCTCCTTTGTGTCCAAGCTAAACATGTACAAAATGAGACAGAGGGATGTGTGGGGGTGGGGGGTAAAGGCTTTTGTTTAACGGGATAATTGTATATTTACCCCCTTCCTTTCTGAGCAAGGTATGCCTGGTCTGCGCCAAGGAGGCGAGCCTGAAATTCAGCCCACTCATTTTTGCACCTTGTTCTCACCTGCAAGGAACCAGGCAAGAAAAGTAACCAGTCAGTCACAATCACGGAATTTTTTCCACTACTACGTAGCATTGAATGACATGGGAATGAACACAATAGGTTTATGCAGTTTTCCCCCCAACAATTATGAATGTAAGGATTTGAAAGCAGAAGAAAGTATGGAAAAGGTTGATTTACTAATCCAGTAAATACATGGAAAGGAAGCCTAATCATGGGATATTATAGTCTAAATGGTCACAACCATGAAAAAATTATCGAAAATAATCGAGATGGTAGCTAAACTTCTAAAGTTTAAGGCaataagagaaaaagaaagtacGATTTCTTATTTTACCATATCACGTACCCCTTCCCATGGAGCTTTTCCATCCTCCTGATTTCCCTGAACATGATGATTTAAGAAGGATCAAGATCAACAGCTTATTTTATTACAGCAATGACATAAGGATTTAACACAATTCACGACAACAACAAAACAAGTAGCTACAAAATGATATGATAACTTCCTCCTTGTCAAGGTAGAAAATTGCTTGTTACCAATTTAAAAGTAGAAAGCTTATCAATTATAACCTCACATCAGACAGAGTGCTAACACCATCACGTCAAaagctttgacaaaaaaaaaaaaaaaaaaaaaaaaacatcgcGTAAAAAAACAAGAAACTATTAATAAGCTTCCCCATCAACACCTGTATCAATCCTTATATAAGATAATAACCAAATATCAACCGTTTCATGTTTCATATAATATTCTAAACACTTAACCAAAGCAAGATGTATGCATTGCTTAACTATTACTGTACCCTATACGGGAAGGGCAGACGTCTATGTATGACTTTTGTTTTGGTCATAGTCCATGTACgatatacatataaatatgcCGATACATGCATGGATTCTCTATCTAGAAAAGATACCAACGATGACTCACCTGGCCCCCAAGAGAAGGAATTACTTGATGAATAATCCACTGTGAATCAACTACACCAATCTTTTCATGTGCAGGCTGGTGAGACAAAAAAAAGCATAGAAAACAAAagtattagggtttttttaaGAATAGAAAAGCCTAGCTTATCTAGCAATTGCAACGCTTCCAGAATGGTACAGGCTATCTCATGCCTACTTTTACTACTCCAGATGAATTGAATTCCAGAAATAGATACCACATCTCAAACACATGTTAATAAATATGTTCGTAAATCGCAGGCACTCATATCGAGAGCAGAACTCATAAATGATCTATCCAACAAAGAGGTTAGGCATAATCCTATTGACTAAAAGTCTCCTACTTGTACTTTAtgcaattaattttttaatctcagtacgtgatttttcgtttatggAAATCCTCTGCAGATATTAAATGAAATTACCTCTGAACTTTCATGCAAAAGAAATAAGTATCACTAACAAAGTTTTAAAAGTCTTCTCTTAAAGTATTTTTCAGCTAGTGAAAATGGAGGGGGGCAATAAAAGGACAACTAAATGGAACTGTGAGAGGCATCATCAAACGCAGGTTTGGAAGTGAGCAATTTAAACACAACCAGCAATATAAGGAAAATAACATAGCAGCAAAAACCCTAGGAAGAAAATACGAAGAAGAGGaacaataaaatgcaaaaactgCTAACCTCTACACATCTTCTGAGAGCAAAATCCAATCCCCATCCATGCACTAAATCATTCTACAAGAACACAACAAGCATTTTGTTATCATTGCAGGGaagtttaaaaagaaaaaaaatccttcAAAATAGAAGATCATATCATCTGCAAGATATTGTAAATGACTACATCAATAGCCAGCCAGAAATTACAACGATACACCTTACCTGAATCATATGCCATGCACAACGCCAAGCTTCCCGAGAAAAGACAGGGGCCATTATTTCCACAAATCTGAACACTCAGATGGAAGTGTCGATCTGTTAGAATCATTCTGACTATAACTGAGACCAgtactaaaagaaaacaaactccCTCCTTTTCCAGCTACTGAATCTTCCTTCAAGCTAAAGTTGTTCATTCAATCTTGCGAAAAGTATAACCATAATAACAAGCATGCCCTCTGAACAACTTAGTAAACACTTAGACCGAATACAGCTCATGTTCAATATTGACcatgttattttaaattttttctataAGCACCCAAGATGTATGCATATTGTTTGAGAGCAGGAAAACACACACAATCTTAGACAGTTAGACCCATATGCATGCACATAACAACATACATGTCCACAGAAAATcatgctagagagagagagagagagagagagagatcatacGCAGCACAAGGAGGAAGATGTGGGTCACTACACCAGCCTGGTTTCTCTTCAGTATCCCTGTTTATCAATCCAGACATAAGGAAATTAATTTCCAATACATGGAACATTTATATCTGCATGGTGCTTTGAGTGTCAGTGTATAGGGGGCAAGGGGAATTGagtgaaagaagagaaagagcgTACTTGTGAACTTCTCTGTCACCTCTCCTCTTTGTCATCTCCCATGTCAGTCCATTATTGGGCTCAAGACCAGGTTGAGAGATCTCCAAACCATATTTCTTGACCAAATGTATATATCTGGTAATCACACGGAACATTAATTGGAGAATAAGGTAAAAGGGAATGAGAAGAAGACATGAATGGATAAAGTAAGACCAGAAACCATGTTTGATGAAAGACAACTTACTTCTCTCCATTGAAATGTTCTACTCCCAAATCTTCATCCCAAATGAAAATATATTCATAAGTTGCTACGATATCAGGATGCAAAAATCTCTTTGCGTACCACCTGCAAAGCAATGGACAGTATGACAACTGGCTGCAAAGGATCCATTTCTAAATGACAAAGcaataagaagaaaaagacaacgagtttaaattttaaaaagctTGTTAATTGAAAAGGTCACACTATGAGAACTTTAAACTATGAAAAGCACCATTGAGACTTACCATTTTGCTTGTCTCTTCACACTAACATGAATTGCCCTCTTTGACCACTCAAACTCCTCCCACTCACTAGTCCGGCCATCATAGTGAAAGAGTAATATTGTGAAGTTCTCGGAGAACTACCAAATGTAAGATCGAACCTCAGTATTTTTGAACATCAAATCAATaattaagagaaaaaaagaaaggagatAACACATTTTTCAACCTTTTTAACGGCTGCATCAATATTCTTTTTCTGGTTTATACCAACAGTAAATGATACCAAATACTTTGGCGTTACTTTCAGATCCTGCAGAGTTCAAGAATGTCATTATAAGCATTTTGCAGACCAAGTTTATTAAGCAACATGCAAAATACATAACGGCCTCCAAGATGGCATGTAAGAGTAAGAGTAAGACTACTACTTCAAGATCGTGCATTGCATACAGACAAAGTTTGACTAGAAATTTCCACAATATTCCTCCAACTAATCTTTCCTTCCAATACCCATCTCCATAGTCCGCCTTTTTTACTTAAACCAAAACCCTCGGATCCTAATTCATTCAGAAATGTGGATacaacataaacaataaaattaagGGTAAATTGTCAAAATGGTCACTGAGACTTGCATAACGCATCACTTtgatccctgagattccaaatcgataaaagtagtccctaagattgtccaccatccatcattttggtcattccgttaaaaactccgttaagtgtcctgaagctcttggccggaagtttgggcaattttcaaagtttcgtaactcaatcgtttcttaaccaaattcgacccataatatatcaaaatgaaaataggaaggtgtagaataagattaaacctatttcaaagcccaatgATTGCTGGAGAtgaccggaaaatagcctcaaagttgactggttcgagtgaaaaattgaaaactcgccggaaaactGCTCGAAAGTGGCAAACTAGAGACCAaaacagccactttcgagccgttttccagccaaaccacggTGATTTAGCCGTCaaaaaggtaccattatctttgtatcatcaagaagtatgattttcgtttttgaatcacttgagtattgaagaagttatgaacgtttaaagtttacccagtttccagcgagttttcaagttttcacttggaccagtcaactttgaggctattttccggcaatttccggcaa
Protein-coding regions in this window:
- the LOC126588658 gene encoding uncharacterized protein LOC126588658 isoform X2, whose product is MGTVQRSGVKKSNDSARLIFTTSLGVVFGFFLGVSLPSVSLNKIRLPSSLITSLDDVAFTQLRRPSTPPSNKSLEDEGSEGVPKIYVPTNPRGAETLPPGIIVPKSDLYIRRLWGEPSEDLKVTPKYLVSFTVGINQKKNIDAAVKKFSENFTILLFHYDGRTSEWEEFEWSKRAIHVSVKRQAKWWYAKRFLHPDIVATYEYIFIWDEDLGVEHFNGEKYIHLVKKYGLEISQPGLEPNNGLTWEMTKRRGDREVHKDTEEKPGWCSDPHLPPCAAFVEIMAPVFSREAWRCAWHMIQNDLVHGWGLDFALRRCVEPAHEKIGVVDSQWIIHQVIPSLGGQGNQEDGKAPWEGVRTRCKNEWAEFQARLLGADQAYLAQKGRG
- the LOC126588658 gene encoding uncharacterized protein LOC126588658 isoform X1; amino-acid sequence: MGTVQRSGVKKSNDSARLIFTTSLGVVFGFFLGVSLPSVSLNKIRLPSSLITSLDDVAFTQLRRPSTPPSNKSLEDEGSEGVPKIYVPTNPRGAETLPPGIIVPKSDLYIRRLWGEPSEDLKVTPKYLVSFTVGINQKKNIDAAVKKFSENFTILLFHYDGRTSEWEEFEWSKRAIHVSVKRQAKWWYAKRFLHPDIVATYEYIFIWDEDLGVEHFNGEKYIHLVKKYGLEISQPGLEPNNGLTWEMTKRRGDREVHKDTEEKPGWCSDPHLPPCAAFVEIMAPVFSREAWRCAWHMIQNDLVHGWGLDFALRRCVEPAHEKIGVVDSQWIIHQVIPSLGGQGNQEDGKAPWEGVRDMVRTRCKNEWAEFQARLLGADQAYLAQKGRG